In Saccharothrix syringae, the following are encoded in one genomic region:
- a CDS encoding polyamine ABC transporter substrate-binding protein: MTEKNLRIARLWDVDTARVTRRTMLRSTAFFALAATGACGVGSAPSGPSTTPSTKVRATNAQAEPKLNFYNWTDYIAPDTLSGFTEASGVEVTYDNFSTNDEMEAKIASGAAGYDLVVPSDNFLRRFLRSGLLSPLDHDLLPNLKNLGKRFTEADYDPGNQYSVPWAWGTTGLAYSTSQLGEVTGFSAYDLAAARGRATILDEARDGLAVGLLVLGHDPNTSDEKQLAEAVTALLELKKKLGQITSDVIEPLTSGQVPLAQAYSGDAFQARDTNPDVAYAIPAEGGLSYVDLLCVPKDAPHAENAHKFINYVLEPEVGAALANAIRYGSPNEAAKPLIEPDLLNDPLVYPSDEQLAKLPFTKDLGPEAEARYADAWTRVKTG, from the coding sequence ATGACTGAGAAGAACCTCCGGATCGCCCGTTTGTGGGACGTCGACACCGCTCGGGTGACGCGCCGGACGATGCTGCGCTCCACCGCGTTCTTCGCGCTGGCCGCCACCGGCGCGTGCGGCGTGGGCAGCGCGCCGAGCGGCCCGAGCACCACCCCCTCCACGAAGGTCAGGGCGACCAACGCGCAGGCCGAGCCGAAGCTGAACTTCTACAACTGGACCGACTACATCGCGCCGGACACCCTGTCGGGCTTCACCGAGGCGTCCGGCGTCGAGGTCACCTACGACAACTTCAGCACCAACGACGAGATGGAGGCCAAGATCGCCTCCGGCGCGGCGGGCTACGACCTCGTGGTGCCCAGCGACAACTTCCTGCGCCGGTTCCTGCGCTCCGGCCTGCTCTCGCCGCTCGACCACGACCTGCTGCCCAACCTGAAGAACCTGGGGAAGCGGTTCACCGAGGCCGACTACGACCCGGGCAACCAGTACTCCGTGCCGTGGGCCTGGGGCACCACGGGCCTGGCCTACTCCACCTCCCAGCTGGGCGAGGTGACCGGGTTCTCCGCCTACGACCTGGCCGCCGCGCGGGGCCGCGCCACGATCCTGGACGAGGCCCGCGACGGCCTGGCCGTGGGGCTGCTGGTGCTCGGGCACGACCCGAACACCTCCGACGAGAAGCAGCTCGCCGAGGCGGTGACCGCGCTGCTGGAGCTGAAGAAGAAGCTCGGCCAGATCACCTCCGACGTGATCGAGCCGCTGACCTCCGGCCAGGTGCCGCTCGCGCAGGCGTACTCCGGCGACGCCTTCCAGGCCCGCGACACCAACCCCGACGTCGCCTACGCCATCCCCGCCGAGGGCGGTCTGTCCTACGTGGACCTGCTGTGCGTGCCCAAGGACGCGCCGCACGCCGAGAACGCGCACAAGTTCATCAACTACGTGCTGGAGCCCGAGGTCGGCGCGGCGCTGGCCAACGCCATCCGCTACGGCAGCCCCAACGAGGCCGCCAAGCCGCTCATCGAGCCGGACCTGCTGAACGACCCGCTGGTCTACCCCTCGGACGAGCAGCTGGCCAAGCTGCCGTTCACCAAGGACCTCGGCCCGGAGGCGGAGGCCCGCTACGCCGACGCCTGGACCAGGGTCAAGACCGGCTGA
- a CDS encoding ABC transporter ATP-binding protein encodes MTDEPVHGFHPAEERMPDTFAPVEVGLHGVTKRFADQTAVDGITLRVHEGEFFSVLGPSGCGKTTLLRMIAGFEHPTAGRIELDGVDMVGVPPYRRDVNTVFQSYALFPHMSVWDNVAYGVRRKGVRGTELKKVVGEHLELVRLQQYAKRRPAQLSGGQQQRVAIARALAAGPRLLLLDEPLGALDAVLRKELQIELMRIQREVGTTFLYVTHDQEEALVLSHRIAVMNAGRLEQVGYPEDVYERPATRFVAGFIGTSNILDARVSGVDGGWALLDAPGVTGLRAPLHRRVVRHGQRVAATVRPEKVHLHDLDDDPPAGWCVLTGTVRDVVYTGVSTQYAVDVPGGAGLVAFAQNTRRVADAGSPGQPVRMAWDPDFTVLLESADD; translated from the coding sequence TTGACCGACGAGCCGGTCCACGGCTTCCACCCGGCCGAGGAACGCATGCCCGACACCTTCGCCCCCGTCGAGGTCGGGCTGCACGGCGTCACCAAGCGCTTCGCGGACCAGACGGCCGTGGACGGGATCACGCTGCGGGTGCACGAGGGCGAGTTCTTCTCGGTGCTCGGCCCCTCCGGCTGCGGGAAGACGACGCTGCTGCGCATGATCGCCGGCTTCGAGCACCCGACCGCGGGCAGGATCGAGCTGGACGGCGTGGACATGGTGGGCGTCCCGCCCTACCGGCGGGACGTCAACACCGTCTTCCAGTCCTACGCCCTGTTCCCGCACATGTCGGTGTGGGACAACGTCGCCTACGGGGTGAGGCGCAAGGGCGTGCGCGGCACGGAGCTGAAGAAGGTGGTCGGTGAGCACCTGGAACTGGTTCGACTCCAGCAGTACGCCAAGCGGCGGCCGGCGCAGCTGTCCGGCGGCCAGCAGCAGCGGGTCGCCATCGCCCGCGCCCTCGCCGCGGGACCCCGCCTCCTCCTGCTCGACGAGCCGCTGGGCGCGTTGGACGCGGTGCTGCGCAAGGAGCTCCAGATCGAACTGATGCGCATCCAGCGCGAGGTCGGCACGACGTTCCTGTACGTCACGCACGACCAGGAGGAGGCGCTGGTGCTGTCGCACCGCATCGCGGTGATGAACGCCGGGCGCCTGGAGCAGGTCGGCTACCCGGAGGACGTCTACGAGCGCCCGGCGACCCGGTTCGTGGCCGGGTTCATCGGCACCTCCAACATCCTCGACGCGCGGGTCTCCGGCGTGGACGGCGGCTGGGCGCTGCTCGACGCGCCGGGCGTGACCGGCCTGCGGGCACCGCTGCACCGGCGGGTGGTCCGGCACGGGCAGCGGGTCGCGGCGACCGTGCGCCCGGAGAAGGTGCACCTGCACGACCTGGACGACGACCCGCCGGCCGGCTGGTGCGTGCTCACCGGCACCGTCCGCGACGTCGTCTACACCGGTGTGTCCACGCAGTACGCGGTGGACGTGCCCGGCGGGGCGGGGCTGGTCGCGTTCGCGCAGAACACCCGCCGCGTCGCCGACGCGGGCTCGCCCGGACAACCCGTGCGCATGGCCTGGGACCCCGATTTCACCGTGCTGCTGGAGAGCGCTGATGACTGA
- a CDS encoding DUF2631 domain-containing protein, with product MSSSSELDRRPAVDPHDEPSAEWGWHGTFPKGIRIAGWLSTLAVFSLLIGNHRGRVENVWVIAVGVAMALGLIWLQVRSRTSWRR from the coding sequence GTGTCTTCGTCCTCTGAGCTGGACAGGCGTCCGGCGGTCGACCCCCACGACGAGCCGTCGGCCGAGTGGGGCTGGCACGGCACCTTCCCCAAGGGCATCAGGATCGCGGGCTGGCTGTCCACCCTCGCGGTGTTCTCGCTGCTGATCGGCAACCACCGGGGCCGGGTCGAGAACGTGTGGGTCATCGCGGTGGGCGTGGCCATGGCGCTGGGCCTGATCTGGCTCCAGGTGCGCAGCCGGACGTCCTGGCGGCGCTGA
- a CDS encoding beta-class carbonic anhydrase — translation MSVTDELLANNAAYAEQFSGPLPLPPSKGVAVVACMDARIDVYRVLGLNEGEAHVIRNAGGVVTEDEIRSLAISQRLLGTREVILIHHTDCGMLTFTDDGFKRSIQDEVGVKPTWAAEAFTDVDEDVRQSVARIRNSPFVPVKDSVRGFVFDVATGKLREVKD, via the coding sequence ATGAGCGTCACCGACGAACTCCTGGCCAACAACGCCGCGTACGCCGAGCAGTTCTCCGGCCCGCTGCCCCTGCCGCCGTCCAAGGGGGTCGCCGTGGTGGCGTGCATGGACGCGCGCATCGACGTCTACCGGGTGCTCGGGCTCAACGAGGGCGAGGCGCACGTCATCCGCAACGCGGGCGGCGTGGTGACCGAGGACGAGATCCGGTCCCTGGCGATCAGCCAGCGCCTGCTGGGCACGCGCGAGGTGATCCTGATCCACCACACCGACTGCGGCATGCTCACCTTCACCGACGACGGGTTCAAGCGGTCGATCCAGGACGAGGTGGGCGTGAAGCCGACGTGGGCGGCGGAGGCGTTCACCGACGTGGACGAGGACGTGCGGCAGTCGGTGGCGCGCATCCGCAACAGCCCGTTCGTGCCGGTGAAGGACTCGGTCCGCGGCTTCGTGTTCGACGTGGCCACGGGGAAGCTGCGCGAGGTGAAGGACTAG
- the rlmN gene encoding 23S rRNA (adenine(2503)-C(2))-methyltransferase RlmN, translated as MTALPLVFDAPKRGLPPRHLADLSADQRREAVVALGEKPFRAAQLSNHYFSRLTVDPDAMTDIPADARTRLVDDLMPPLWTELRSVEADGGTTRKTLLRAHDGTLVESVLMRYPDRATLCISSQAGCGMACPFCATGQGGLTRNLSTAEIVDQVRRGAAAMRDGELPGGPGRLSNIVFMGMGEPLANYKRVVEAIHRICDPAPAGLGISQRSVTVSTVGLVPAIRKLTEENLQVRLAVSLHTPDDELRDTLVPVNTRWKVAEVLEAARGYADKTGRRVSIEYALIRDVNDQPWRADLLGKTLRRHLGQLVHVNVIPLNPTPGSKWDASPKPVEREFVRRVNDQGVACTVRDTRGQEIAAACGQLAAEG; from the coding sequence ATGACTGCTCTCCCCCTCGTCTTCGACGCGCCCAAGCGCGGCCTGCCGCCGCGCCACCTCGCCGATCTCTCCGCCGACCAGCGCAGGGAGGCGGTGGTGGCGCTCGGCGAGAAGCCGTTCCGCGCCGCGCAGCTGTCGAACCACTACTTCAGCCGGCTCACCGTCGACCCCGACGCGATGACCGACATCCCGGCCGACGCGCGGACCAGGCTCGTCGACGACCTCATGCCGCCGCTGTGGACCGAGCTGCGCAGCGTCGAGGCCGACGGCGGCACCACGCGCAAGACGCTGCTGCGCGCCCACGACGGCACGCTGGTCGAGAGCGTGCTCATGCGCTACCCGGACCGGGCGACGCTGTGCATCTCGTCACAGGCCGGCTGCGGCATGGCGTGCCCGTTCTGCGCCACCGGCCAGGGCGGCCTGACCCGCAACCTGTCCACCGCGGAGATCGTCGACCAGGTGCGCCGCGGCGCGGCGGCCATGCGCGACGGCGAGCTGCCGGGCGGGCCCGGGCGCCTGTCGAACATCGTGTTCATGGGCATGGGCGAGCCGCTGGCCAACTACAAGCGGGTGGTCGAGGCGATCCACCGCATCTGCGACCCGGCGCCCGCGGGGCTGGGGATCTCGCAGCGGTCGGTGACCGTGTCCACGGTCGGGCTGGTGCCCGCGATCCGGAAGCTGACCGAGGAGAACCTCCAGGTCAGGCTGGCCGTCTCGCTGCACACGCCGGACGACGAGCTGCGCGACACGCTGGTGCCGGTCAACACCCGGTGGAAGGTCGCCGAGGTGCTGGAGGCGGCCCGCGGGTACGCGGACAAGACCGGCCGCCGGGTCTCGATCGAGTACGCGCTGATCCGGGACGTCAACGACCAGCCGTGGCGCGCCGACCTGCTGGGGAAGACCCTGCGGAGGCACCTGGGCCAACTGGTGCACGTCAACGTCATCCCGCTGAACCCCACGCCGGGGTCGAAGTGGGACGCCTCGCCCAAGCCGGTGGAGCGCGAGTTCGTCCGCCGGGTCAACGACCAGGGCGTGGCCTGCACCGTGCGCGACACCAGGGGCCAGGAGATCGCCGCGGCCTGCGGCCAGCTCGCCGCCGAGGGCTGA
- a CDS encoding PadR family transcriptional regulator produces the protein MRFHHEHLQHRLHHLRERGGDPRFGGGFRGRFPLPPDAPFPPEPPGFPGHGRGHGRGRQRKGNVRVAVLTLLVERPMHGYEMIQEIGRRTDGLWRPSPGSVYPTLQLLADEGLVSVDEEAGGKKLFTLTETGRAEAAKHEGTPPWQQVNDELDGEVLKLLTASRNLGAAMQQMAYAGTREQKSRAVAVLDEARRRLYAILGELDVEDDTDE, from the coding sequence ATGCGTTTCCACCACGAACACCTCCAGCACCGCCTGCACCACCTCCGCGAGCGCGGCGGTGACCCGCGGTTCGGCGGCGGCTTCCGCGGCCGCTTCCCGCTCCCGCCGGACGCGCCGTTCCCGCCCGAGCCACCGGGCTTCCCGGGGCACGGCCGCGGCCACGGTCGCGGCAGGCAGCGGAAGGGCAACGTCCGCGTGGCGGTGCTGACGCTGCTGGTCGAGCGGCCGATGCACGGCTACGAGATGATCCAGGAGATCGGCCGCCGCACCGACGGCCTCTGGCGGCCCAGCCCCGGCTCGGTCTACCCGACCCTCCAGCTGCTGGCCGACGAGGGCCTGGTCTCCGTCGACGAGGAGGCGGGCGGCAAGAAGCTGTTCACGCTCACCGAGACCGGTCGCGCGGAGGCCGCCAAGCACGAGGGCACGCCGCCGTGGCAGCAGGTCAACGACGAGCTGGACGGCGAGGTCCTCAAGCTGCTCACCGCCTCGCGCAACCTGGGCGCGGCGATGCAGCAAATGGCCTACGCGGGCACGCGCGAGCAGAAGTCCCGGGCCGTCGCGGTCCTCGACGAGGCCCGCCGCAGGCTCTACGCGATCCTGGGCGAGCTGGACGTCGAGGACGACACGGACGAGTGA
- a CDS encoding aldo/keto reductase, with the protein MEQRNARRLGRQVGVVGLGCWQLGADWGQVEESDALAVLHAAADTGVDFFDTADVYGDGRSETLVGKFLRERGDAGITVATKMGRRVDQVPENYSRENFLAWNDRSRANLGVDTLDLVQLHCPPTPVYSTDEVFDALDEMVEAKRVAAYGVSVETAEEALTAIARPNVASVQIILNAFRLKPLERVLPAAAEAGVAVIARVPLASGLLSGKYTRSTEFGADDHRNYNRNGDAFDVGETFSGVPYEVGLEAVERLRPLVPAGATMAQFALRWIVDQPGVTVVIPGARNADQARANSAAADLAPLPEDVRNEVRAVYDELVRPLVHDRW; encoded by the coding sequence GTGGAGCAGAGGAACGCGCGCAGGTTGGGTCGGCAGGTCGGCGTGGTCGGGCTGGGCTGCTGGCAGCTCGGCGCGGACTGGGGTCAGGTCGAGGAGTCCGACGCGCTGGCGGTGCTGCACGCCGCCGCGGACACCGGCGTGGACTTCTTCGACACCGCCGACGTCTACGGCGACGGCCGCAGCGAGACCCTGGTGGGCAAGTTCCTGCGCGAGCGCGGGGACGCCGGCATCACCGTGGCCACCAAGATGGGCCGCCGGGTCGACCAGGTGCCGGAGAACTACTCCAGGGAGAACTTCCTGGCCTGGAACGACCGGTCGCGCGCCAACCTCGGCGTGGACACCCTGGACCTGGTCCAGCTGCACTGCCCGCCGACGCCGGTGTACTCCACCGACGAGGTGTTCGACGCGCTCGACGAGATGGTCGAGGCCAAGCGGGTCGCCGCCTACGGCGTGAGCGTGGAGACCGCCGAGGAGGCGCTGACCGCGATCGCCCGGCCCAACGTGGCCAGCGTCCAGATCATCCTCAACGCCTTCCGGCTCAAGCCGCTGGAGCGGGTGCTGCCCGCGGCGGCGGAGGCCGGCGTGGCGGTCATCGCCCGCGTGCCGCTGGCCTCGGGCCTGCTGTCGGGCAAGTACACCCGGTCGACCGAGTTCGGCGCGGACGACCACCGCAACTACAACCGCAACGGCGACGCGTTCGACGTCGGCGAGACGTTCTCCGGCGTGCCGTACGAGGTCGGCCTGGAGGCGGTGGAGCGGCTGCGGCCGCTGGTGCCCGCCGGGGCGACCATGGCCCAGTTCGCGCTGCGGTGGATCGTCGACCAGCCCGGCGTCACCGTGGTCATCCCCGGCGCCCGCAACGCCGACCAGGCGCGGGCCAACTCGGCGGCCGCGGACCTCGCCCCGCTGCCCGAGGACGTGCGGAACGAGGTGCGCGCGGTCTACGACGAGCTGGTCCGGCCGCTGGTCCACGACCGCTGGTAG
- a CDS encoding class I SAM-dependent methyltransferase, whose product MKGFVRAALAAVRPADVLPSPNIWHWPEVYEVENRAQDAGGAIWAALREECDWTGRDVVDVGCGDGFHLPVFAADARSVTGVEPHRPLVERARARVADLPNAEVVAGPAQRLPLRDGSADLVHARTAYFFGPGCEPGIREAERVLRPGGALAVVDLDGLAPPYGPWLCADEPRYDPVAVERFFADRGFSLRRVRALWRFERRSDLEAVLRIEFSGPVAERAIAETPGLAFEVGYRVHVRRRPAGLVLP is encoded by the coding sequence GTGAAGGGATTCGTCCGCGCGGCCCTGGCCGCCGTGCGCCCGGCCGACGTGCTGCCGAGCCCGAACATCTGGCACTGGCCCGAGGTCTACGAGGTCGAGAACCGCGCCCAGGACGCGGGCGGCGCGATCTGGGCCGCGCTGCGCGAGGAGTGCGACTGGACCGGCCGGGACGTGGTCGACGTGGGCTGCGGCGACGGGTTCCACCTGCCGGTGTTCGCCGCCGACGCGCGCTCGGTGACCGGGGTCGAGCCGCATCGCCCGTTGGTGGAACGCGCCCGGGCCCGGGTGGCCGACCTGCCCAACGCCGAGGTGGTCGCCGGCCCGGCCCAGCGGCTGCCGCTGCGCGACGGGAGCGCCGACCTCGTGCACGCCCGCACGGCCTACTTCTTCGGCCCCGGCTGCGAGCCGGGCATCCGCGAGGCGGAGCGCGTGCTGCGGCCCGGCGGCGCGCTGGCGGTCGTGGACCTGGACGGCCTGGCCCCGCCCTACGGGCCGTGGCTGTGCGCGGACGAGCCCCGCTACGACCCGGTGGCGGTGGAGCGGTTCTTCGCCGACCGGGGGTTCTCGCTGCGGCGCGTGCGCGCGCTGTGGCGGTTCGAGCGGCGGTCGGACCTGGAGGCGGTGCTGCGCATCGAGTTCTCCGGCCCGGTCGCGGAGCGCGCCATCGCCGAGACGCCCGGCCTGGCCTTCGAGGTGGGGTACCGGGTCCACGTCCGGCGCAGGCCCGCCGGGCTCGTGCTGCCCTGA
- a CDS encoding VOC family protein: MHHGAPCWVDLATTDLQATVDFYTGLFGWYYSDVDGRTVAVVDGLPVAELVAAPRASAWTLYLNTPHARATAEKAHALGGTLLGEPTEQVTLLADPTGAVIGFRRAGPDWLFGTDGHGAYAWAELNTRDGQLADEFFHELCGFEVTQIGDGQAVDYTLWAIQGHTVLGRQRMGRAFEPGTPPHWMVYFTAAPEIGTDSVATRVLELGGRVTVEPYDTPFGRITVVADHSGAVFSVIDPSRATPLTDDDIGARIDDPNDE; the protein is encoded by the coding sequence ATGCACCACGGCGCGCCGTGCTGGGTGGACCTCGCCACCACCGACCTCCAGGCCACCGTCGACTTCTACACCGGCCTGTTCGGCTGGTACTACTCCGACGTCGACGGCCGCACGGTCGCCGTGGTCGACGGCCTGCCGGTGGCCGAGCTGGTCGCCGCGCCGCGGGCCAGCGCGTGGACGCTCTACCTGAACACCCCGCACGCCCGGGCCACCGCCGAGAAGGCGCACGCGCTGGGCGGCACGCTGCTCGGCGAGCCGACCGAGCAGGTCACCCTGCTCGCCGACCCGACCGGCGCGGTGATCGGCTTCCGCCGCGCGGGCCCCGACTGGCTGTTCGGCACCGACGGGCACGGCGCCTACGCGTGGGCCGAGCTGAACACCCGCGACGGGCAGCTGGCGGACGAGTTCTTCCACGAGCTGTGCGGGTTCGAAGTCACCCAGATCGGTGACGGCCAAGCCGTCGACTACACGCTGTGGGCGATCCAGGGGCACACCGTGCTGGGCCGGCAGCGGATGGGCCGGGCGTTCGAGCCGGGCACCCCGCCGCACTGGATGGTCTACTTCACCGCCGCGCCCGAGATCGGCACCGACTCGGTGGCCACCCGGGTCCTGGAGCTGGGCGGGCGGGTCACCGTGGAGCCTTACGACACGCCGTTCGGGCGGATCACCGTGGTGGCCGACCACTCCGGCGCGGTGTTCTCGGTGATCGACCCGTCCCGCGCCACCCCGCTGACCGACGACGACATCGGCGCGCGGATCGACGACCCGAACGACGAGTGA
- a CDS encoding VOC family protein — MPTPGTPAWVEVSSEDPAASREFYARLLGWTYEVVLDPHHHGYTVARHGGEPVAGVFESAEGVPPGWLLHLHAADVEEVAARVPELGGEVVAGPLEAPGASRVLLTADPTGAVVGFRQVTGAAAATSRPGALNWAELTTRDAGAADRFYGALFGYEERQLGDGGAFDYKTWSKDGAEAVGRLRVGAGFPAGVPSHWMVYFGVDPGVGADASAERAVALGGRVEVPPFDAPHGRTAVVRDPFGALFSLVDAGDRVG, encoded by the coding sequence ATGCCAACCCCCGGAACACCCGCCTGGGTGGAGGTCTCGTCGGAGGACCCGGCCGCCAGCCGGGAGTTCTACGCCCGGCTGCTCGGCTGGACCTACGAGGTGGTCCTCGACCCGCACCACCACGGCTACACCGTCGCCCGGCACGGCGGCGAGCCGGTCGCGGGCGTCTTCGAGAGCGCCGAGGGCGTGCCGCCCGGCTGGCTGCTGCACCTGCACGCGGCCGACGTCGAGGAGGTCGCGGCGCGAGTGCCCGAGCTGGGCGGGGAGGTCGTCGCGGGCCCGCTGGAGGCGCCCGGCGCGAGCCGCGTGCTGCTGACCGCCGACCCGACGGGCGCGGTGGTCGGGTTCCGGCAGGTCACGGGCGCCGCGGCGGCCACGAGCAGGCCGGGGGCGCTGAACTGGGCCGAGCTGACCACGCGGGACGCCGGGGCCGCCGACCGGTTCTACGGCGCGCTGTTCGGCTACGAGGAGCGGCAGCTCGGCGACGGCGGGGCGTTCGACTACAAGACGTGGTCCAAGGATGGCGCGGAGGCCGTGGGGCGGCTGCGGGTGGGCGCGGGGTTCCCGGCCGGGGTGCCGTCGCACTGGATGGTGTACTTCGGCGTCGACCCGGGGGTGGGCGCGGACGCGTCCGCCGAGCGCGCGGTGGCCCTGGGCGGCCGGGTGGAGGTGCCGCCGTTCGACGCGCCGCACGGGCGCACCGCGGTCGTGCGCGACCCGTTCGGCGCGCTGTTCTCGCTGGTCGACGCGGGCGACCGGGTGGGGTGA
- a CDS encoding phosphatidate cytidylyltransferase: protein MSVGGERDAPGKSPSRAGRDLPAAIAVGVGLGAVILVALLTVRELFIGVVAVAVAVSTYELAGALKRGAGVRVALVPVLLGGQAAVWLAWPLERAGVLGAFVVTMLVCLMWRLKDGPDGYLRDVTASVFTVAYVAVFASFAVMLVVPDDGVFRVLAFLIGVVLSDTGGYVAGVLFGKHPMAPTISPKKSWEGFAGSMVAGMVGGALTLDLMLGGQWWQGALFGAAIVVTATAGDLVESLIKRDLGIKDMGTLLPGHGGLMDRMDSLLPSAVVSWLLLQAFLPA from the coding sequence GTGTCAGTCGGCGGTGAGCGGGACGCGCCGGGGAAGAGCCCATCACGCGCGGGGCGCGACCTGCCCGCGGCCATCGCCGTGGGAGTCGGCCTCGGCGCGGTCATCCTGGTCGCCCTGCTGACGGTGCGCGAGCTGTTCATCGGCGTCGTGGCGGTCGCCGTCGCGGTGTCCACCTACGAGCTGGCGGGCGCGCTCAAGCGCGGCGCGGGCGTCCGGGTCGCGCTGGTGCCCGTGCTGCTGGGCGGGCAGGCCGCGGTGTGGCTGGCCTGGCCGCTGGAGCGCGCGGGCGTGCTGGGCGCGTTCGTGGTCACCATGCTCGTCTGCCTGATGTGGCGGCTCAAGGACGGCCCGGACGGCTACCTGCGGGACGTCACCGCGTCGGTGTTCACCGTGGCCTACGTCGCGGTGTTCGCCTCCTTCGCGGTCATGCTGGTGGTGCCGGACGACGGCGTGTTCCGCGTCCTGGCGTTCCTCATCGGCGTCGTGCTGTCCGACACCGGCGGCTACGTGGCCGGCGTCCTGTTCGGCAAGCACCCCATGGCCCCCACCATCAGCCCCAAGAAGTCCTGGGAGGGTTTCGCGGGCTCGATGGTGGCGGGCATGGTCGGCGGCGCCCTCACCCTCGACCTGATGCTGGGCGGCCAGTGGTGGCAGGGCGCGCTGTTCGGCGCCGCCATCGTCGTCACGGCCACGGCGGGCGACCTGGTCGAGTCGCTGATCAAGCGGGACCTCGGGATCAAGGACATGGGCACGCTGCTCCCCGGGCACGGCGGCCTGATGGACCGGATGGACTCGCTGCTGCCCTCGGCCGTGGTGTCCTGGCTGCTGCTCCAGGCGTTCCTGCCCGCATAG
- the frr gene encoding ribosome recycling factor gives MIDETLLDAEEKMEKAVSVAKEDLASVRTGRATPSMFSRIVVEYYGSPTPLNQLASVAIPEARMAVIKPYDQSQLNSVEKAIRDSDLGVNPSNDGTVIRVVIPQLSEERRREMVKVAKGKGEDAKVSIRNIRRKAKEELDRLVKDGEVGEDDGTRAEKELENVTHRYVAQVDELVKHKEAELLEV, from the coding sequence GTGATCGACGAGACCCTCCTCGACGCAGAGGAGAAGATGGAAAAAGCGGTGTCCGTGGCCAAGGAGGACCTGGCCTCGGTGCGTACCGGCCGCGCCACCCCCTCGATGTTCTCCCGCATCGTCGTCGAGTACTACGGTTCACCCACGCCGCTGAACCAGCTGGCCAGCGTCGCCATCCCCGAGGCCCGCATGGCCGTCATCAAGCCCTACGACCAGAGCCAGCTCAACTCGGTCGAGAAGGCCATCCGCGACTCCGACCTGGGCGTCAACCCCAGCAACGACGGCACCGTCATCCGCGTGGTGATCCCGCAGCTGTCCGAGGAGCGCCGCCGCGAGATGGTCAAGGTCGCCAAGGGCAAGGGCGAGGACGCCAAGGTCTCCATCCGCAACATCCGCCGCAAGGCCAAGGAGGAGCTGGACCGCCTGGTCAAGGACGGCGAGGTCGGCGAGGACGACGGCACCCGCGCCGAGAAGGAGCTGGAGAACGTCACCCACCGGTACGTGGCGCAGGTCGACGAGCTGGTCAAGCACAAGGAAGCCGAGCTGCTCGAGGTCTGA
- the pyrH gene encoding UMP kinase: protein MLKLGGEMFGGGGVGVDPDVVQTVSRQIAAVVRTGAQVAVVIGGGNFFRGAELQQRGMDRSRADYMGMLGTVMNCLALQDFLEREHGIETRVQTAITMGQIAESYIPRRAIRHLEKGRVVIFGGGAGMPYFSTDTTAAQRALEIGCEVVLMAKAVDGIYTADPKVDPDALMFDNITHREVLERGLNVADATAFSLCMDNNMPIMVFNLLTEGNIARAVRGEKIGTLVSTPGGRPSF from the coding sequence ATGCTCAAGCTGGGCGGTGAGATGTTCGGCGGCGGCGGCGTCGGCGTCGACCCGGACGTCGTGCAGACCGTGTCCCGCCAGATCGCCGCGGTCGTCCGGACAGGGGCCCAGGTCGCCGTCGTCATCGGTGGCGGCAACTTCTTCCGCGGCGCCGAGCTGCAGCAGCGCGGCATGGACCGCAGCCGCGCCGACTACATGGGCATGCTCGGGACCGTCATGAACTGCCTCGCCCTCCAGGACTTCCTGGAGCGGGAGCACGGCATCGAGACGCGCGTGCAGACCGCCATCACCATGGGGCAGATCGCCGAGTCCTACATCCCGCGCCGCGCCATCCGCCACCTGGAGAAGGGGCGCGTCGTCATCTTCGGCGGCGGCGCCGGCATGCCCTACTTCTCCACCGACACGACCGCCGCGCAGCGCGCGCTGGAGATCGGCTGCGAGGTCGTGCTCATGGCCAAGGCCGTGGACGGCATCTACACCGCCGACCCCAAGGTCGACCCGGACGCCCTGATGTTCGACAACATCACCCACCGCGAAGTGCTCGAACGCGGTCTGAACGTGGCCGACGCGACCGCGTTCAGCCTGTGCATGGACAACAACATGCCGATCATGGTCTTCAACCTGCTCACCGAGGGGAACATCGCACGGGCCGTGCGCGGTGAGAAGATCGGGACGTTGGTGAGCACCCCCGGTGGTCGCCCGTCCTTCTAG